One window of Triplophysa rosa linkage group LG10, Trosa_1v2, whole genome shotgun sequence genomic DNA carries:
- the adi1 gene encoding acireductone dioxygenase, which yields MSGIEAWYMDESEEDQKLPHRLNPNQPVSLKQLEEIGVYYWKLNADIYENDPELQKIREERGYSYMDIITIHPDRLPDYENKVKMFYEEHLHLDDEIRYILDGQSYFDVKDKNDRWIRIAVSKGDLITLPAGIYHRFTVDESNYTKAMRLFVGEPVWKAYNRPADDFDIRKAYVNSLKGS from the exons ATGAGCGGGATAGAAGCATGGTACATGGATGAGTCTGAAGAGGATCAGAAACTTCCTCACAGATTAAACCCGAACCAGCCCGTGTCCCTCAAACAGCTCGAAGAGATCGGAGTTTATTACTGGAAG TTGAATGCTGATATTTATGAAAATGACCCAGAACTGCAGAAGATCCGTGAGGAGAGAGGTTATTCCTACATGGACATCATAACTATTCACCCCGACAGACTTCCCGATTATGAGAACAAA GTAAAGATGTTTTATGAAGAACACCTCCACTTGGATGATGAGATCCGCTACATTCTGGACGGGCAGTCTTACTTCGACGTGAAGGATAAAAATGACCGATGGATTCGGATAGCTGTATCGAAGGGCGACCTCATCACACTCCCGGCGGGAATTTACCACAGATTCACCGTGGATGAAAGC AACTACACCAAGGCAATGCGTCTGTTTGTGGGTGAGCCGGTGTGGAAGGCTTATAACCGCCCGGCTGATGACTTTGACATCCGCAAGGCCTACGTGAACTCTCTGAAGGGCTCCTAA
- the trappc12 gene encoding trafficking protein particle complex subunit 12 — protein MDNSDAPAQRPVTLDIDGAGDPDGLEASDPPQIDLLGPSTAPEVPFQEESIDLYAEAFTSLQDDSVNSESIIDKLNDQMMESVMISDSPNSEDEDVVPIDTLLGQNEDDEALESKGLKRDAGKEEDDTNTASSVNAAEPEEASASLFEEELAKTGDKIETVAQAAFDTPSPEGPNAQDTGTTPKDELVPVCTIFSQGVQPKAQALIPDGFQPILVKSPSFTISNTETPNRLVPQVCQPSPSLSKFFTDNGAGNPASDFFDSFTTSTSFISISNPNAESPKATVPPEPQLLSGPGSVPTPGPQEAVPASTYFSPAPQGGVSKPQASSVEPGASMSKLQAVFSGGDDPFASALSTSEVDKRYDAWLPSEETRRVLISVATHQVNPVQLDREHLSMPGLKFDNLQGDAVKDLMQRFLGEQAAMKRQVLSANSVEQNFLGLKQLISTKNWRAAVDLTGRLLTAHGQGYGKSGQPSNHTTDSLQLWFVRLALLVKLNLFQNAELEIEPFGNLEHPNLYYEYYPTVYPGRRGSMVPFSMRVLHAELPQYLQKPQETLDRLHGIKSVCQKILSNLQEGFAEDRSMVNLTQENREASIQLWRSRLSRVMYSMANCLLMMKDYVLAVDVYQSIIEYEPEQKVQLLSGIGRIFLQIGDIRTAEKYFLDVEKACELKGKSPNEDTSVLMNRAFVHLSQNNYTDAHECFASVLKIDPKNPVANNNAAVCLLYLGRLKESLGQLEGLVHKDPALYLHESVLFNLTTMYELESSRSTQKKQALLEAAACREGDSFNIQCLKLV, from the exons ATGGACAACAGTGACGCCCCGGCACAGAGACCTGTTACTCTTGATATAGATGGAGCGGGTGACCCTGACGGTCTCGAGGCCTCCGACCCGCCCCAAATAGATCTTTTAGGCCCGTCTACCGCTCCAGAAGTTCCCTTCCAAGAAGAGAGCATCGACCTGTACGCTGAAGCGTTCACTTCACTGCAGGATGACAGCGTTAACTCTGAGAGCATAATAGACAAGCTAAACGACCAGATGATGGAGAGCGTGATGATTTCGGATTCCCCCAACAGTGAGGATGAGGATGTTGTTCCCATTGACACGCTGTTGGGACAGAATGAGGATGATGAGGCACTGGAGTCCAAAGGACTTAAAAGAGACGCAGGAAAAGAGGAGGATGACACCAACACTGCCTCCTCTGTCAATGCTGCGGAACCTGAGGAGGCTTCTGCGTCTTTATTTGAAGAGGAGCTTGCTAAAACAGGTGACAAAATAGAAACCGTTGCCCAGGCGGCCTTTGACACTCCCAGCCCTGAGGGTCCCAATGCTCAGGATACGGGTACAACCCCCAAAGATGAGCTAGTTCCAGTGTGTACCATCTTCAGCCAGGGTGTGCAGCCCAAAGCTCAAGCCCTGATACCTGATGGCTTCCAGCCCATCCTAGTGAAGTCTCCAAGCTTCACCATCAGCAACACAGAAACCCCCAACAGACTCGTCCCGCAGGTGTGCCAGCCGAGCCCCAGCCTCAGTAAGTTCTTTACAGATAACGGAGCGGGCAACCCAGCCTCGGACTTCTTCGATTCTTTTACAACCTCCACCTCCTTCATATCCATCAGTAACCCGAATGCGGAGTCGCCTAAGGCGACAGTCCCTCCAGAGCCCCAGCTTTTGTCTGGCCCTGGCAGCGTGCCCACCCCAGGGCCGCAGGAGGCTGTACCCGCCAGCACGTACTTTAGCCCGGCTCCTCAGGGCGGTGTTTCAAAACCTCAGGCTAGTTCAGTGGAGCCTGGGGCATCTATGAGCAAGCTCCAGGCTGTGTTCTCGGGTGGAGACGACCCATTCGCCAGCGCTCTGAGCACCAGTGAGGTGGATAAGCGCTACGACGCATGGCTTCCCTCAGAGGAGACGAGGAGAGTGTTGATATCGGTGGCCACGCACCAGGTCAATCCCGTCCAGTTAGACAGAGAGCATCTGTCCATGCCTGGACTCAAGTTTGACAACCTGCAG GGTGATGCCGTGAAGGATCTGATGCAGCGCTTTCTGGGTGAGCAGGCAGCTATGAAGAGACAGGTGCTCTCAGCCAACTCAGTCGAGCAGAACTTTCTGGGTCTCAAGCAACTAATA aGCACTAAGAATTGGAGGGCGGCCGTGGACCTGACGGGCAGACTGCTGACGGCTCACGGCCAGGGATACGGCAAGAGCGGACAGCCCAGCAATCACACCACAGACTCTTTACAG CTGTGGTTTGTACGTCTCGCTCTTTTGGTTAAGCTGAACCTTTTCCAGAACGCTGAACTGGAGATCGAGCCCTTCGGGAATCTGGAACATCCGAACCTCTACTATGAGTATTACCCCACCGTATACCCAGGACGAAGAG GATCGATGGTGCCGTTCTCCATGCGCGTTCTGCACGCCGAGCTTCCTCAGTACCTGCAGAAGCCACAGGAGACTCTGGACCGCCTGCACGGAATCAAGAGCGTCTGTCAGAAG ATCCTGAGTAACCTGCAGGAGGGTTTCGCTGAGGACAGGAGTATGGTCAACCTCACTCAGGAAAATAGAGAAG cCTCCATCCAGCTGTGGAGGTCACGTCTGAGTCGGGTGATGTACTCCATGGCAAACTGTCTGCTGATGATGAAG GACTACGTACTCGCAGTGGATGTGTATCAGTCCATTATCGAATACGAGCCGGAGCAGAAAGTCCAGCTCCTGAGCGGAATCGGACGCATTTTCTTACAA ATTGGGGACATCAGAACCGCCGAGAAGTATTTCCTGGATGTTGAAAAAGCCTGCGAATTAAAGGGAAAATCACCTAATGAAGACACCTCAGTCCTGATGAACAG GGCCTTTGTTCATCTGAGTCAGAATAATTACACGGATGCACACGAGTGTTTTGCCAGTGTCTTGAAAATTGATCCCAAGAATCCAGTG GCAAACAACAACGCTGCCGTGTGTCTGCTGTATTTGGGGAGGCTGAAGGAGTCCCTGGGTCAGCTGGAGGGTCTGGTGCACAAAGACCCGGCGCTGTACTTACACGAGAGCGTGCTTTTCAACCTCACCACCATGTACGAGCTGGAGTCCTCGCGCAGCACGCAAAAGAAACAGGCTCTGCTCGAAGCCGCAGCCTGCCGAGAAGGAGACAGCTTTAACATCCAGTGCCTCAAGCTAGTATGA